A region from the Pseudomonas cucumis genome encodes:
- a CDS encoding AraC family transcriptional regulator, translating to MPKLVRAAVLTNYLEVTQYLGFNPRDVLAGVGLSKALLQAPEHRIPIDAAVRLLEDSAAASGCQSFGLSMAESRQLSDFGVVSLLLSHQRTLRDALQVLVHYRHLMNDSLALFIEEAGKMVIIREEVVTESPMPCRQANELAIGVMFRLCAALLGTHWHPYSVNFTHQPPDNLQLHRRLFGCKLEFGSEFNGIVCSDASLDVTNPNADPAMARYAQSYLDSLLNHEGPSMLFEVRKAIYLLLPMGRATIEQIAQTQGMNVRTLQRRLKDDGCAFNDLINDVRRDLVLRYLENPNYSLGRIADMLGYSMASSFTRWFITQFGMPPAAWRSAQKHTAKAPPDLTTLPGSSEP from the coding sequence ATGCCCAAGCTCGTTCGCGCCGCCGTCTTGACCAACTACCTGGAGGTCACCCAGTACCTGGGATTCAACCCGCGTGATGTGCTGGCCGGTGTCGGCCTGAGCAAAGCCCTTCTGCAAGCACCCGAACACCGCATTCCCATTGATGCCGCCGTACGCCTGCTGGAAGATTCGGCCGCCGCCAGTGGCTGCCAGAGCTTCGGTCTGAGCATGGCCGAGTCGCGTCAGCTCTCGGACTTCGGTGTGGTCAGCCTGCTGCTCAGCCACCAGCGAACGCTGCGTGATGCGTTGCAAGTGTTGGTGCATTACCGTCATCTGATGAACGACTCGCTGGCCCTCTTCATCGAAGAGGCTGGCAAGATGGTGATCATTCGCGAGGAGGTGGTTACTGAATCGCCGATGCCCTGCCGACAAGCCAATGAACTGGCCATCGGGGTGATGTTCCGCCTGTGCGCCGCCCTGCTCGGCACCCACTGGCACCCTTACAGCGTCAACTTCACGCACCAGCCTCCCGACAACCTGCAACTGCATCGCCGCCTGTTTGGTTGCAAGCTGGAATTCGGCAGCGAGTTCAACGGCATTGTCTGCTCCGACGCCAGCCTCGACGTGACCAACCCCAATGCCGACCCGGCCATGGCGCGCTACGCCCAGAGTTACCTCGACTCGCTGCTGAATCATGAGGGCCCATCGATGCTGTTCGAGGTGCGCAAAGCCATCTACCTGCTGCTGCCGATGGGGCGCGCCACCATCGAGCAGATCGCCCAGACCCAAGGCATGAACGTACGCACCCTGCAACGTCGCCTGAAAGACGACGGCTGCGCCTTCAACGACCTGATCAACGACGTGCGTCGCGACTTGGTGTTGCGCTACCTGGAAAACCCGAATTATTCGTTGGGGCGCATTGCCGACATGCTCGGCTACTCCATGGCGAGTTCCTTCACACGCTGGTTCATCACCCAGTTCGGCATGCCGCCCGCCGCATGGCGCAGCGCGCAAAAGCACACCGCCAAGGCACCGCCGGACCTGACCACCCTGCCCGGCTCCAGCGAACCCTGA
- a CDS encoding YeiH family protein, whose translation MSAIALTRIHSRTRELAPGFVVSLIVAAAASFLSEHYGAPVMLFALLLGMALNFLADDGACKAGIEFTARTVLRIGVALLGMRITLEQIAALGWKPVALVVIVVVVTIGVSVIAAKALGFQRLFGMLTGGATAICGASAALALAAALPNHPQKERATLFTVIGVSALSTLAMIVYPMIANWLSLSPQVAGVFLGATIHDVAQVVGAGYSMSTETGDTATVIKLMRVAMLLPVIVCAAMITRMQGADPAGKRPPLLPWFAVGFLILACINSTGWIAPVVQGSVNELSRWCLVVSISALGMKTQLKELAAVGIKPILLMVGETVFLVVLVLLLLRWGM comes from the coding sequence ATGAGCGCTATCGCGCTTACCCGTATCCATAGCCGAACGCGCGAACTGGCGCCGGGTTTTGTCGTCAGCCTGATCGTGGCGGCGGCCGCGTCCTTTTTGTCCGAGCATTACGGCGCGCCGGTGATGCTGTTTGCCTTGTTGTTGGGCATGGCGCTGAACTTCCTGGCCGATGACGGCGCCTGCAAGGCCGGCATCGAATTCACGGCCCGCACGGTGTTGCGCATTGGCGTGGCGTTGCTGGGCATGCGCATCACGCTCGAACAGATTGCCGCGCTGGGCTGGAAGCCTGTAGCGCTGGTAGTGATTGTGGTGGTGGTGACGATTGGCGTCTCGGTGATCGCGGCAAAGGCCCTGGGATTCCAGCGTTTGTTCGGCATGCTCACCGGTGGGGCCACCGCGATTTGTGGTGCATCGGCGGCGTTGGCGCTGGCGGCGGCATTGCCCAACCATCCGCAGAAAGAACGCGCGACATTATTCACGGTGATCGGGGTGTCCGCGCTGTCGACCCTGGCGATGATCGTGTACCCGATGATTGCCAACTGGCTATCGTTGTCGCCACAAGTGGCGGGCGTGTTCTTGGGGGCGACCATCCATGATGTCGCCCAGGTGGTCGGCGCCGGTTACAGCATGTCGACCGAGACCGGCGATACGGCCACGGTGATCAAGCTGATGCGCGTTGCCATGTTGCTGCCGGTGATCGTCTGCGCCGCGATGATTACCCGCATGCAGGGCGCCGACCCAGCTGGCAAACGACCGCCGCTGCTGCCATGGTTTGCGGTCGGGTTTCTGATTCTGGCCTGTATCAACAGCACCGGTTGGATAGCCCCGGTGGTGCAGGGTTCGGTCAATGAATTGTCGCGCTGGTGCCTGGTGGTTTCCATCAGTGCCCTGGGCATGAAGACCCAGCTCAAGGAGTTGGCGGCGGTGGGCATCAAGCCGATCCTGCTGATGGTGGGGGAGACGGTGTTCCTTGTCGTGCTGGTGTTGCTGTTGCTGCGCTGGGGAATGTAG